A region of the Gemmobacter fulvus genome:
AGCGCGCGCCACGGTCATTGATCAGCAACGCCCCTTCGCCCCGCAGCGCTTCGGTCGCCAAGGGGGCCGGGTCTTCGCCGCAGGCAATCGCGGTCGGGTGGAACTGCACGAATTCGGCATCGGCAATCACCGCCCCGGCCCGGGCCGCCATGCCGATCCCCTGCCCGCGAATCCGCGCCGGATTGGTGGTGACGGCATAAAGCCCGCCCGATCCCCCCCCCGCCAGCAGCACGGCAGGCGCCTCGACCCGCAGCGGAGCCGAAGGCATATCGGCGCGTTCCAGCCAGACACCGCTCACCCGCCCCGAAGTCACCGCCAGCGCCGAGGCCATCACTCCTTCGACCACTTGCACCGAAGGGGTGGCCCGCACCGCGCGCACCAGCGCCGCCATGATCTCGCGCCCGGCCTGATCGCCCTGCACCCGCACCACGCGCGCGCAGACATGCGCCGCCTCGCGCGACAGCACATAATCCCCCGCCGCCGTGCGATCAAACGGCGTGCCCAACCGTGTCAGATCCAGGATATGACCGCGCGCCGCCTGCGTGACCAGCGCCGCCACAGCCGGATCCACCGTGCCCGCCCCGGCGCGGATGGTATCCGCCGCATGGCTTTCGGCGCTGTCGCCTGCCCCGATCGCCGCCGCCACGCCGCCCTGCGCCCAGGCCGACGAGGCCCCCGCCCCCAGTGGCTCGGGCGAAATCAGAAGCACCGGACGCGGTGCCAGCCGCAGCGCCGCCGACAGCGCCGCCAGCCCCGCGCCGATGATGATGACGCGCGGCGTGTGCAGCGTCATGCCGCAGGCTTCCGCGACAGATCAATCATGCGCTGCACCGCGATCCGCGCCCGCGCCGCAATCTCTGGCTCCACCTCAACCGGGGTCGTCATCGAATGCAGCGACCACAGCACCTTTTCCAGCGTGATCATCTTCATGTAGGGGCACATGTTGCAGGGGCCGACGAACTCCACCTCCGGCAGCTCGTCCGCGATGTTGGAGGCCATCGAACATTCCGTCACCAGCAGCGCCTTGGCCGGCCTCATACGATGCACAAAGTCGATGATACCGGCGGTCGAGCCCGAAAAATCGGCCTCGGCCACCACATCCGGCGGACATTCGGGATGGGCGATGATCGTAGTATCGGGCTGGAAACTGCGGAAATCGCGCAGATCCGCCGCCGAAAACCGTTCATGCACGATGCAGGAGCCTTCCCACCAGACCACCCGCTTGCCGGGCACCTGCCGCGCCACATTCTGCGCCAGATACTGATCCGGCGTCATGATGACGGTATCGCTCTCCATCGCCGCCACGATCTGCGCCGCATTGGACGAGGTGCAGCAGATGTCAGAGGCGGCCTTCACCGCCGCCGTGGTGTTGACATAGCTGACGACGGGCGCGCCGGGATATTGCGCGCGCATCTGAGCGATGCCATCCGGCGTGATCGATTCCGCAAGGCTGCACCCCGCGCCCATGTCGGGTATCAGAACCGTCTTGCCAGGGTTGAGGATCTTCGAGGTTTCGGCCATGAAATGCACACCGCATTGCACGATCACATCCGCCTGAACCTCAACCGCCTTCACCGCCAGTTGCAGGCTGTCGCCCACCACATCGGCCACGCCGTGAAAGATATCCGGCGTCATGTAGTTATGGGCCAGAATGACCGCGTTCCGCTCGGCCTTCAGGCGGTTGATCGCCAGCACATAGGGGGCATGGCGCGCCCAATCGGCCAGCGGCACCACCCGCGCCATGCGCGCGTGAATGTCGCGCGTCGCCTCTGCCGCCTGCATCGAGGGGCGCAGATCGTAATGGCGGGCCAGTTCGGCGCGCATCGGAGAGAGGTCGGTCAACAGCGTCATATCGGTCAGGCCTCGCAGGGGGCTGGGTGCCCGGCGCTGTTACACGACTGGCCGTTATGACGCAATCTATTGAAAAATGGTCGTTTTTGGATGTTTACAAACAATCCGGGTGGTCAGCCCCGGCTGGCCGCCACCGCCTCGGCCCGCAACGCCTCGCCAAAAATCACCATCATCGGCCCGGTGCCGGACGCGCCCTGCCGCAACAGGCCGGGCAGATCGGCCAGTGCCGT
Encoded here:
- a CDS encoding L-aspartate oxidase, which produces MTLHTPRVIIIGAGLAALSAALRLAPRPVLLISPEPLGAGASSAWAQGGVAAAIGAGDSAESHAADTIRAGAGTVDPAVAALVTQAARGHILDLTRLGTPFDRTAAGDYVLSREAAHVCARVVRVQGDQAGREIMAALVRAVRATPSVQVVEGVMASALAVTSGRVSGVWLERADMPSAPLRVEAPAVLLAGGGSGGLYAVTTNPARIRGQGIGMAARAGAVIADAEFVQFHPTAIACGEDPAPLATEALRGEGALLINDRGARFMLAHHPDAELAPRDVVARAIFAESQAGRHPMLDTRACLGDEILSRFPAVAEACARAGIDPVTQPIPVAAAAHYHMGGVEADLWGRASLPGLWVCGEAACTGLHGANRLASNGLLEALVYAHRAADDIAARLPASVEAPPLALRFAQGGAGTDPAVVAQLRRVMTDHVGVLRDGAGLRRALDRIAALAATASASAALDNMLATATLITSAALLRRESRGGHFRTDHPLADPAQAQRSRLLLDQAESLRDMKEPA
- the nadA gene encoding quinolinate synthase NadA gives rise to the protein MTLLTDLSPMRAELARHYDLRPSMQAAEATRDIHARMARVVPLADWARHAPYVLAINRLKAERNAVILAHNYMTPDIFHGVADVVGDSLQLAVKAVEVQADVIVQCGVHFMAETSKILNPGKTVLIPDMGAGCSLAESITPDGIAQMRAQYPGAPVVSYVNTTAAVKAASDICCTSSNAAQIVAAMESDTVIMTPDQYLAQNVARQVPGKRVVWWEGSCIVHERFSAADLRDFRSFQPDTTIIAHPECPPDVVAEADFSGSTAGIIDFVHRMRPAKALLVTECSMASNIADELPEVEFVGPCNMCPYMKMITLEKVLWSLHSMTTPVEVEPEIAARARIAVQRMIDLSRKPAA